AAGCGGGTGACGTAGCACACCAAACAGCTGGCATCGGTGGCCACCAGCACTATGCACAAGAAGGCGGTCCACAGCCCAATGCACGCCCGCAGAGACAGATAGGAGAGCGTGtactccctgggaaagcaaaatgaaacaaaggctgcaaaggccagcaagaggccctgagacatgcctgccttcggggaaaacagggagcaatTCTGGAGCGTGTCAAGGCTGCggatgggaaatgcagtttccatgtACTACTACAGAGAGCCTTGgggctgtggtgcagggtgtagacccacaggaggagaggccaATTATTTAGTTACCACTGTTGAACAAGGATCTTGTGTTAACACCTTGGAGGCTGCTTGAGGTCAGGTCCCTCTTGGGCCAGGTGGTGTTCTCCCACATCACCCTGATGCCCTGACACTGAAACCAGCTGGGTTTGCACCCagtcacctgctgccagcaagctggggctTAATGATAAACCTTATGGCAATAAGGGTGGTTTATCTCCCATCAAAGccatagcaacaaaaggactgtcactaaaatctagcaactacccctaagaaacagaaaagcaaagcaaagcatcttttctccatcactgcccccttctgaaggctctcgcagcacccagctgcggcAGCCAGCCTTACTTGCAGAATTTGTAGAGGATCTTCTCAAACACGAGGACGGGTCCGGTGCTGCCGAGGATGGTGAGAGGTTGGCCGGCAAAGAGGCAATACACCACGCCGGCCATGGACGCGCCCAGCAGCGACTCCATGGCACTCTGTccggggaagagaggcagccgtgagtaaataaatcgttagggagaaacaaaaaccaaagccgATTCACTGCAGCGAGGACTTTGGCCTGACTTTTAtcctcccccatgccccccaacaGAGAGAGGTGCTCACTATCTGGCCATTGGTCgcctcccccagcagtcccCCAAAGGTGACGACAGGGGACATGCAGGCAcagtagaggaagaggaaggacgccaggcactgcaggctcaGACCATCCCGGAAGTCGCTCCAGAACCACGGGGCTTTCCGCTTCACGTCCAGGGTCAAACCTCCAaagagcctgcaggaaggaaaaagaagagagtctgTTCTCTTGGAGGAACACGgtgactttgctttgctgcagaagggcaatcAGAAGCACGGAGTCACTTTCGTGGCTAAAAAGAagcactctccttcctcccaaatcaaGGAAACCTGCGTGCAATGGtgatggctggggctgagcccagctgcccagatctcccccctgcccagcccaggggaccaaGCTGGCAATGCGGAGCTCCTTCGTTGAACCAGCTAACCCCAAAGACCTGCTAGAAGGGAGGGTGCATGCtcagatttgagaagcaaacagaaaaaaaccccaaactattaAAGCTCCCACCTTCCCGTCCGCTGCAGTTCAGGGCCACTGTGTTCCTCCAGCGTGCTGTGAGAAGCACTGTCGTCAAGAgctcctggcatcttccttttttcctgttaaaatggaagtaagatAAAGCTATGGACTTGTAACCgctggcttgttttgcttctggtctggCTCTGTGACTGTGTCAGAGTGGGACCTTGTGAATTTGGGCCCCtgaacagcatccccagccgtCCCGCCCATCCCCCTCGCGCCTCCCACCTGCGAAGGGACGTTTTTCGGGGGCTCGATTCGGATCGATGGATCCCACTCTCCTGGCGGCAAGACCGTGACCTGATCCAGAAACTCGTCGATGCCAGCCACGAGGTCAGCCCCGTTCTTGGCTTTATAGGCAACGTCACGGAAAACCTGCCAATGGAAGACAACCTGGTGAGAGGACAACCCAGCTCGGAGGTCCTAACCAGTGCAATAAGCTCTTGGCTAAACGcaaggctttttccccaaaatttcctgctggaaagggcaggaaatactcccccaaaaggaaaaatctgtgcatCAGGGCATTTGTAATCATCTCCCCCACGAGGCCCCCGTCCCCCATGGCACACCATACCCTTCTGcttaaagagcaagagaagtttgACTGGCCCTGGCAATGCCACCACTGGGGACAGcgtgctggggaccccggcAAGAAGGATGAGGTGCAGGATGCACCCCGGGTGGGATTTCAGCCTCCAGGATGTGGGGTGATGCAAATCTGCGTGTTCGCTTCGGGGTGAGAAAGAGGGCTGGGCTATTTGGAGAGCtgcgggcagctgggacagcaaatcctcttcctcactacttcagagacagggagagctgaagaaaggcaaaaatgacccGGAGCTATCTCATCTTGTCGCACCTCATCTGTCATGATAGTGGCCATGGACCTGCCGATCTCATGgtactgatgggcttttccttctggtccaagcaaaacaaacaggaacctgggcaagaaaaacaaaatgagagagagaagaaggtgtccttgctccaagagcacccaaggaaagccctggcagctcccagcccggaGCGTGGCTCAAGACGGGACACGTAGGCTCAGCGACGCCACGATGAATTTGAAATCCTTCAAAACCGACGGCAAATTTCATTTGGGGGCCAACTTTCATTACAATTGGCCGATGGgtttaaaagctacagcagggaatggagaaaTGAAGGCGAGGAGATGCGGGTGGGGGAAACGTGCTTGCTCCCCCTCCCACTCGCCTTGTTCCCTTGGGACACCAAACTGATGCCTGCAACTCGATCTTTGGTTGGGTGTCTTTTTTACGGAAAAAATTTGCGCTTCTCATTCGCACCTTGTTGGGATGGGAACTTCCGTCATGCCCGAGAGGAGGACAGCCGGGCTCAGGCGGACAAATGCCACGATGGGCTGGTGAAGGAAATCCAGCTCTCCTACGAGCACGTTGGATGCTTCAGCCCCGGtgggaattttcttcatgaagtgcaGCTCCGCCTGGGCACGACAAGCGATTTTCAGGCAAttaccccaaaagcaaagcccacagcgctctgcagcacactctccagccaagtttgcaagagcaaatctgGCCCTAAAGGCGTGAGAAAGCTACGAGTGTCTCACCTTGCTTAAATCcgttgctctgctctcagggttCACCCCATCTTTAGCTTCTGCAGCggtgggagaaggacaagagGTGATTGTTTGGgctggtaggaaaaagaaagacactcagAAAGATGGACGAGGAGCAACTGGGACGCTTCTCCTTTGCCCGGACAAGTCTAAtggggccacagccctgcagaaagcctcaCCTGGCTTGCAGAGGAGGTGCAGGTCTGACTGCCTCTTGCTCACATCAGCAAACGAGCAGACAGCGGGCAGAAGGTTGGTTGTCTTCTCGTTCTGATGGTGGTGCTTCCTCAAAAGGACTTCTCGAACTTGCGCCCGCACGTGCTCGTCAAACTCCGTGGACTGTTCTTGCTGGGCCAGGATCGTATCTGAGGatggcaaagggaaacaaagccatcagagcagaaaccccaacaagtcccgacccccaaagcccccagggaaggctgtgccACACAGGCTGCACCCTAATGCCGGCTCAGCCTTGCATAGCAAGgccttttaataatgttcagcctttgcagccaaaacgagaattttcttctgctaagaaacaTGGCATCCAAGTGCTTATTCATCATTCCgctaagataaatatttcccattctaaATGACGCAATTTTCTTGCCCGACCTGGCCTTTCTGACTCTACACGTTCACCCAAATTATAAGCGATCTATAGCACAGACGTTCCCAGAGCTTCCCGTGCTGATGGAGTGCAATTTGCCGAGCCCAGGGAGAAACGTGCTAAGAACGGCTCCgacttctccagcccttgaaaGGGCTGAACGGAGACCTGCCGCCAGTCAAAGATAACTTCTCCAAAGCAGCTTTTGCAATTAACTTCAAGtatcttccccacagaaatacactgcttggTCATCGCCAGATAAACTCTGCCTTAAAACTCTTACATGCTGGAtcttaaggcaaaagcaaaaaaaagaatgcgaGGAAACAGCTTGCAAGAAATAGTTCCTTTAAGGAGGTTCAGCTCTTACGcagactctgtatttctaagagcAGCCTGCTAAGCCCTGACACACGctcctttttggctgcagaatatTCTCTAGTGGCTTCTCCAACCccacaaactgctttcaaaaggaccccgcattggaataaaaaaacggTGCGACTGTTGCATGCCCAGTCTACATCCAAAAAcagctcatgagaaaaacacagtggcacttctggaaaaggacGTGCCATTGGGGCAGGGTTTGATTTGGGAGTGAAGAGCACCGTGGCGAGCTGAGCTCGGCCGTTCCCGGAGGGATGCAGCGCCCATGGTACCTGCAATCTCTTCGATGCTGTTGGCACAAATGTCCAGCAGCACCGACCCGTTGCtgatgcagctcctcagctcggAGAGGCTGTGCAAGGACAGCGTGCCAACGTAGGGCTTGCTCCAGCGCTCGCCGCCATCTTCCACGTCCTCCTCAAACTTCAGCCACCTGCGGACATCGGGTGCGATCAGCcccattgcaagaaaacagccccagctctgcaaccccTTTGACAGAGCCACGGGgtggcaagaggagaaggctcctcGTGccgccacctgcagctgcaaaagcttcgcatcctggagaggagaaagcagagcccacGGGCGCTGCCGGTGCAGGGACTCCTCTCCCACcgcagccaagcagcagggatttaccTTGCCGTTTCCTTCCACTCGCCATCTCGGCCCTCTTTTACACAGATCTCATCCAGCTCGGAGAACAAGTGGTGAGGGAGGTGCTGCtcgtcctccttgctcctgagaaTGAACTGCACCCGCTGGGAtggggagcctgggggcagaaggcaaagacccaTCCCGTTACCGCGCCTGAACACAGCTCGTCACGCTCACGTGCAAAGTGGCCATCAGCACTAGTGCAGCCATAAACACTGGGCTGGCCCCTCTCTTCTGCGTCTGTctgggcttgcacagagccgtggagaaggagaagcatctaGTCCACCTCTGCATGAGGatgggctgctttccttccccgcattgccatttttaaagccaggatccctCTAAGGAAGATGAGCCTAAATCCATTatgcatttaactgcattaaaaaaaacacaaacaaaaaaaaacaacaaaaaaaaagaaaacttggggAAAAGAGGGTGTTGCTCAATAAGGCCACTTTCCCTCGGAAGAACAGCAACTCACTCAAACTAGCCACGGGGACCTGCTTGCAGAAGGCCCCAGCGCCCACGTTGCCCCCAGGAGTTTAGCGAATGCCGCGGTGGGACTTACAGTGGTAGCCCTGCTCCATCGGGGCAGAGTCCTTCTCCCGTTCCCCTTCCCGATGCTTCTGGCTGTGGCGTCGGTGATGCCGGTGGCTCTGCCTAACCAGTGGCATCCGCGCGCCCACGTACAGGGTCCGGTGGCCTGCGAAAAAGCAGCGGTTTTTGCAGCACTCTCGGCATTGCGGCAATGGTTGAGGTGGCCGGTGCCTTGCTAAGCCACGGTTATATATCCCAGGAGCAACGCCAGCttccctgaatgttattttcactggacctccttttttccaagcctattttactcgagctttgcaacaacacagcaacaacaagtGTTGGCTCTGGGTCATCTAAAAGTGCCCCCAAAGTATTGGACCTCTTCTCAAATTCCAGCTTCGGCTGGACAACACTCAGACTTGCTCAttaagcagcaacacaagctaattattttcaaaatctctgtatgGCACGAGGCGACAAGAGACGATCAAATCAGTCCCATCGTAATGaactccagaacaaaaaaagaaaatcacagccccgcgtctgcagccctgaaatgattctcctgacctctccaagccaggagcagcctctgcgAGAAAAAAAGCCGTGAATTATCGAGCCCTGTGGCTACAACTCACACCGTGGCCTCCCGGGGGGCTTTTTCCCTCCGTTTAAAAAGCCGTAATAGTAAAAAACGTGACAataactgtgctgcttcattgaGAAGCGCGGCACGTTTTGCTGCACATGATGTGACACCCGACAAGGCACACAGGAGAGACTTTGTGCAATGGGAAAACgcgctgggctggtggctcctctaccaggatctcagcagagactcaccttccaactcctcctcctcatagcgaacactgacagtgttgctccttcttccccggtcaatcactgcctcctcgtcatgtctctgtttagcaacgacaagaagggaaaagttggggctgggggtggagagcTCCCTTACGTCCTCCCAGCCATCACCCACCCCTGCGTCCACGCGAGTCCACGAGCCATCACGCCTCTAcgtgccgcctcctcctccttcaggcacagccctaaAACCACGGACTTGtaggaggttttccttcccatacgCAAATAAAACAGCCCATAACATCACCTCTACTGTATACCACGAGAGTCTGGACGTCTTTaatacagcaggagagggatgagtgtttcagaccaaaaaaacccacctcctgctttgttcttgaggttcctgtctaaaaaagtgatttccaaactggaaaaaaaacaaccccaacccacaaaactgcacttttgaGCCCCGGCCGTGCTACCTGTAACTCTtccagaagtgtcattttgtaaCCCCCGTTTGGGTTCATCCTCACGTCAGTCACTGGGTTTCGGGGACAACTGAACCTCCAGGTCAGTCAGGGGGCCCGATTCCCCAGGGACTGATGGAGTAGCTCTCACGGGAGGAGCTAAGTGGCACCCAGTGTGCACCAACTCCAGAGACACAATAGGGACCATTGTGAAATCACAAGCTATGATGCGGATCCAGGCAGCTACTTAAAGCCATGCACCCCTAGAGCCTTCCCGCTTGGAAAACTtagtgcctggggagaagccagctctgcttggagcaaaaactctccagaacagagaaacttccTGCATGAGAGGTGTCAGGCTCAAaagtgtgcagaaggaaaacccttcACAGGCTCGTTCACcctcctgagaagcaaagcccactagcagcatcatgttttctctctttttctttctaacagtagAGCTGAAGCTCTAGCATCCTGAGGATAACAGGAGGCACAAATAcggtagggaaaaagaatatcttatTGGATCAATGggtagattcagaaaaaaaccctgct
This DNA window, taken from Buteo buteo unplaced genomic scaffold, bButBut1.hap1.1 HAP1_SCAFFOLD_62, whole genome shotgun sequence, encodes the following:
- the LOC142027850 gene encoding electroneutral sodium bicarbonate exchanger 1-like; amino-acid sequence: MPLVRQSHRHHRRHSQKHREGEREKDSAPMEQGYHCKSHRSPSQRVQFILRSKEDEQHLPHHLFSELDEICVKEGRDGEWKETARWLKFEEDVEDGGERWSKPYVGTLSLHSLSELRSCISNGSVLLDICANSIEEIADTILAQQEQSTEFDEHVRAQVREVLLRKHHHQNEKTTNLLPAVCSFADVSKRQSDLHLLCKPAQTITSCPSPTAAEAKDGVNPESRATDLSKAELHFMKKIPTGAEASNVLVGELDFLHQPIVAFVRLSPAVLLSGMTEVPIPTRFLFVLLGPEGKAHQYHEIGRSMATIMTDEVFRDVAYKAKNGADLVAGIDEFLDQVTVLPPGEWDPSIRIEPPKNVPSQEKRKMPGALDDSASHSTLEEHSGPELQRTGRLFGGLTLDVKRKAPWFWSDFRDGLSLQCLASFLFLYCACMSPVVTFGGLLGEATNGQISAMESLLGASMAGVVYCLFAGQPLTILGSTGPVLVFEKILYKFCKEYTLSYLSLRACIGLWTAFLCIVLVATDASCLVCYVTRFTEEAFASLICIIFIYEALEKLSHLRDTYPVHMHSKLDFLTSYYCKCEAPTHPSNETLRFWASNGINVSGIAWENLTVTVSAPSHCFLAPRPRGPGAFAWCKSQSPSGNDGLQTVLVLLGKVLA